One window from the genome of Bacillus tianshenii encodes:
- a CDS encoding (Fe-S)-binding protein, with product MKVSLFITCLIDVFQGDVGKDTVELLERLGCEVDFPEKQTCCGQPAYNSGYVTEAKESMKHMINTFEHSDYVVSPSGSCSAMFNEYPHVFKGDPVWEEKAKKLADKTYELTQFIVEVLGVENVGAKLNATATYHTSCHMTRLLKVQDAPMKLLANVEGLEFTPLPNRHDCCGFGGTFAVKMTPISEQMVDEKVRHVEETKAQVLIGADCGCLMNIGGRIDRKGRPIKVMHIASVLNSR from the coding sequence ATGAAAGTATCCTTGTTTATTACATGTTTGATTGATGTGTTTCAAGGCGATGTCGGTAAGGATACAGTTGAGCTGCTAGAGCGTCTTGGCTGTGAAGTTGATTTTCCAGAAAAACAAACGTGCTGTGGACAGCCGGCTTACAACAGCGGCTACGTAACAGAAGCGAAAGAATCGATGAAGCACATGATCAATACATTTGAGCATTCTGATTATGTTGTTTCACCATCTGGTTCCTGTTCAGCAATGTTCAATGAATATCCACACGTGTTCAAGGGTGACCCAGTGTGGGAAGAGAAAGCGAAGAAGTTAGCAGATAAAACATATGAACTGACACAATTTATCGTTGAAGTGCTTGGCGTTGAAAATGTTGGCGCGAAGCTGAACGCAACGGCAACTTATCATACATCTTGTCATATGACACGTTTGCTTAAAGTGCAGGACGCACCTATGAAACTATTAGCAAATGTAGAAGGGCTTGAATTTACGCCGCTTCCAAACCGTCATGACTGCTGTGGATTTGGTGGAACATTTGCGGTTAAAATGACACCGATTTCAGAACAAATGGTAGACGAGAAAGTGCGTCACGTTGAGGAAACGAAAGCGCAAGTTTTAATTGGAGCAGACTGTGGTTGTTTAATGAATATCGGCGGCCGTATCGACCGTAAAGGCAGACCGATTAAAGTGATGCATATCGCATCTGTGCTAAACAGCCGTTAA
- a CDS encoding sugar diacid recognition domain-containing protein produces MQLFPALARQIVEEVREVITEQIIVVDRKGTIIASSDESRIGNFHEGALKALDLQKTVMIDEQLASQLKGVKPGITMPILFESGSMGVIGITGDPQVVEPFAELTRRMIELFVKEMHHSQQLEWQSRGVESYVYEWVNLKTVEDEFIERGEILGISMSSAYLVMLLQVDMRNGGHVDEAALRREMMEWFYRYFPRSKHDHLINWGRGRFVLLKNVERKVDRQFLLTHLKQWAKHVQTSFKLPLHVGIGKTIVPKVIGEGYHEAKKALKAAEKRKEIVFYEDLLLDLLLHDIPQQARNTFLKRTVDCLLGDDDLTETLRSYLVNNQSIKQTAGDLHIHLNTLHYRLKQIKERTGICPKTSEGIALFYLAFSLYDNVDSYKIS; encoded by the coding sequence ATGCAGTTATTTCCTGCTCTCGCCAGGCAGATTGTTGAAGAAGTAAGAGAAGTGATAACCGAACAAATTATTGTTGTGGATCGTAAAGGGACGATAATCGCCTCAAGTGATGAGAGCCGAATCGGTAATTTTCACGAAGGTGCCCTGAAGGCGTTGGATTTGCAGAAAACTGTTATGATTGATGAACAGCTTGCTTCCCAGTTAAAAGGCGTAAAGCCGGGAATTACGATGCCGATTTTATTTGAAAGCGGCTCGATGGGTGTAATTGGGATAACAGGAGACCCTCAAGTGGTGGAGCCGTTTGCAGAATTAACGAGACGGATGATTGAACTGTTTGTCAAAGAAATGCATCACTCACAGCAGCTCGAATGGCAGAGCCGTGGCGTGGAATCGTACGTCTATGAATGGGTTAATTTGAAAACAGTCGAAGATGAATTCATTGAACGTGGTGAAATTCTCGGTATCTCGATGTCTAGTGCTTATTTAGTGATGCTGCTGCAGGTAGATATGCGTAATGGTGGACATGTTGATGAAGCGGCACTGCGCCGGGAGATGATGGAGTGGTTCTATCGTTATTTTCCACGAAGTAAGCATGATCATTTGATTAATTGGGGGCGCGGCCGCTTTGTGCTGCTTAAAAATGTCGAGCGTAAAGTAGACCGCCAATTTTTACTGACACATTTGAAGCAGTGGGCTAAGCATGTCCAAACATCATTCAAGCTGCCGTTGCATGTCGGGATTGGAAAGACCATTGTGCCGAAAGTAATTGGTGAAGGCTATCATGAAGCGAAGAAAGCGTTGAAAGCTGCAGAGAAACGAAAAGAAATTGTGTTCTATGAAGATTTATTGCTTGATCTATTGCTCCATGACATTCCTCAGCAAGCCCGCAATACGTTTCTAAAACGGACGGTTGACTGCCTGCTTGGTGATGATGACTTAACGGAAACATTACGAAGCTATTTAGTGAACAATCAATCGATTAAGCAGACAGCAGGGGATTTGCATATCCACTTGAATACATTGCATTATCGTTTGAAACAAATTAAAGAACGCACAGGGATTTGTCCGAAAACCTCAGAGGGAATTGCGTTATTTTATTTAGCTTTTTCACTGTACGACAATGTTGATTCATACAAAATAAGTTGA
- a CDS encoding GNAT family N-acetyltransferase produces MKIRPANEKDSSAIAKLKNHLFETTPYFFSSPGEYSTSTEDEMDELNEVMGSGGIIFVVEIDSQIVGYLRCSRSPLQKLRHICSLFLGLHEQSRGHGIGKELIKAAIDWAKTNGIEKIFLGVLSTNTSAINLYQSFGFEEEGRQRDYIKFSNGTYADDLIMALRLK; encoded by the coding sequence GTGAAAATTCGACCTGCAAATGAAAAAGACAGTTCCGCCATCGCAAAATTGAAAAATCATTTATTCGAAACTACCCCCTATTTCTTCAGCAGCCCCGGCGAGTACAGCACTTCTACCGAGGATGAAATGGATGAGCTAAACGAGGTCATGGGAAGCGGTGGCATCATCTTCGTTGTCGAGATCGATTCCCAAATTGTCGGTTACCTTCGCTGTTCAAGGTCGCCTTTACAAAAGCTCCGCCACATATGCTCACTTTTCCTCGGGCTTCATGAACAAAGTCGCGGGCACGGAATTGGAAAAGAACTAATAAAAGCAGCAATAGACTGGGCAAAAACAAATGGCATCGAAAAGATTTTTCTCGGTGTTCTATCCACTAACACCTCAGCTATTAATCTCTACCAATCATTCGGCTTTGAAGAAGAAGGCCGGCAAAGAGATTACATCAAATTTTCAAATGGTACATATGCAGATGATCTGATAATGGCACTTCGGCTTAAATAA
- a CDS encoding L-lactate permease produces the protein MSIGVLSLLALLPIATIFIFLVLLQWPAYKAMPVALIVTVLTAMFAWGTKANVIAGAAINGVFTVMDVLFIVFGAVLLLNTLKESGAISTIRQGFINVSPDRRIQAIIIAWLFGAFIEGAAGFGTPAAIAAPLLVAIGFPAMAAVLAALIIQSTPVSFGAIGTPIIVGVNGGLAEQDKVLAALGDMPYLDYLHQIGANVAMFHAIVGSLIPLFMVAMITRFFGESRSFREGLKVWKFALFAGISFTIPYFLIGKFLGPEFPSLIGALIGLAIVVPCAKAGLFMPKEDETFDFPTRDNWESDWAGKLNDEPIREVAEGRHISLVKAWLPYVFVAGLLVLTRIVPEITTALKHPAVSIKIENLFGSGIGAGTSPLYLPGFIFVVVSLITYFMHGMKPSEYSRAWGATIRTVLSAATALIFAVPMIKIFLNTGTADLASMPLVLAEGVSQVVGSVWPLFAPTIGAMGAFIAGSNTFSNMMFSLFQFGTAESIGLGVGSAGLVVALQAIGGAAGNMICVHNVVAASATVGLVGKEGSLIRKALVPMTYYVFAAGALGMGIIYSGVWFALYAAIVAGFILYMVTYKGKNAVQQASNNKTA, from the coding sequence ATGAGTATTGGGGTTCTTTCTTTACTGGCTCTCTTGCCGATTGCCACAATTTTTATCTTCTTAGTTCTATTACAGTGGCCGGCTTACAAAGCAATGCCAGTGGCACTTATTGTAACCGTTTTAACAGCGATGTTCGCTTGGGGAACGAAAGCTAACGTGATTGCTGGTGCAGCAATTAACGGCGTATTCACAGTTATGGATGTATTATTTATCGTTTTCGGTGCAGTGCTTCTTCTTAACACATTAAAAGAAAGCGGTGCCATTTCGACAATTCGTCAAGGTTTCATTAATGTATCACCTGACCGACGTATTCAAGCAATTATTATCGCATGGTTGTTCGGTGCTTTCATCGAAGGCGCAGCAGGCTTTGGTACACCAGCTGCAATCGCAGCTCCATTACTTGTTGCAATCGGTTTCCCTGCAATGGCAGCCGTTCTTGCAGCATTAATTATCCAAAGTACACCAGTATCATTCGGTGCGATCGGTACGCCAATTATCGTTGGTGTAAACGGCGGTCTTGCTGAGCAGGATAAAGTTCTAGCAGCACTTGGCGATATGCCTTACTTAGATTACTTGCATCAAATTGGTGCAAACGTTGCGATGTTCCACGCAATTGTTGGTTCACTTATTCCACTTTTCATGGTAGCGATGATCACACGCTTCTTTGGTGAATCTCGTTCATTCCGTGAAGGTTTGAAAGTTTGGAAGTTTGCTTTATTCGCAGGTATCAGCTTTACAATTCCTTATTTCTTAATCGGGAAATTCTTAGGTCCAGAATTCCCATCTCTTATCGGTGCATTAATTGGTCTTGCCATTGTTGTTCCATGTGCAAAAGCAGGCTTGTTCATGCCAAAAGAAGATGAAACCTTTGACTTCCCAACTCGCGACAACTGGGAAAGCGACTGGGCTGGTAAGCTTAACGACGAGCCAATCCGCGAAGTTGCAGAAGGCCGTCACATCTCACTAGTAAAAGCTTGGTTACCATATGTTTTCGTTGCAGGATTACTTGTTCTAACACGTATTGTTCCTGAAATTACTACAGCTCTTAAACACCCAGCTGTTTCAATCAAAATCGAAAACTTATTTGGCTCTGGCATTGGTGCTGGAACGTCACCACTTTACTTGCCTGGCTTCATTTTCGTAGTCGTTTCATTGATTACATACTTTATGCACGGTATGAAACCTTCTGAATACTCTCGTGCATGGGGTGCAACAATCCGTACGGTTCTTAGTGCGGCAACAGCATTAATCTTTGCAGTTCCGATGATTAAGATTTTCTTGAACACAGGTACAGCTGACTTAGCAAGCATGCCGCTTGTTCTTGCAGAAGGTGTTTCACAAGTAGTTGGTTCTGTATGGCCGTTATTTGCACCAACAATCGGTGCAATGGGTGCCTTCATCGCAGGTTCGAACACATTCAGTAACATGATGTTCTCTCTATTCCAATTCGGTACTGCTGAAAGCATCGGACTTGGCGTAGGTAGTGCAGGTCTTGTTGTAGCACTTCAAGCAATCGGCGGTGCTGCTGGTAACATGATTTGCGTACACAACGTTGTAGCCGCTTCTGCAACAGTTGGTCTTGTCGGTAAGGAAGGTTCCCTTATCCGAAAAGCACTTGTTCCAATGACCTATTATGTCTTTGCAGCTGGTGCCCTCGGTATGGGAATCATCTACAGCGGCGTTTGGTTCGCGCTATACGCTGCTATCGTAGCTGGCTTCATCCTTTACATGGTGACTTATAAAGGAAAAAACGCTGTCCAGCAAGCATCAAATAATAAAACAGCATAA
- the glcD gene encoding glycolate oxidase subunit GlcD has translation MLSPEVKNKLIDIVGAENVLDSNQSKLAYSYDATANFQSLPDAVVQPRNTEEVSGVLKVCNEHRVPIVPRGSGTNLCAGTCPTEGGIVLIFNNMSDILEIDEENLTVTVQPGVITLDMIKAVEAKGLFYPPDPSSMKISTMGGNLMENSGGLRGLKYGVTRDYVMGLEVVLPNGDIIRTGGKLAKDVAGYDLTRLFVGSEGTLGVITEATMKLIPQPETKKTMLAVYKDIESAAQSVSNIIAAKIIPTTLEFMDRSTIEVVEDFAKVGLPTDAEAILLIEQDGPAEVVERDIAKIEEICRSMNAMNVEVAKSEAEADALRTARRSALSALARLKPTTILEDATVPRSEIAKMVEATNEIAKKHNVRICTFGHAGDGNLHPTCLTDARDHEEIERVEAAFADIFKESIKLGGTITGEHGVGEMKSPYLELKLGETGIRAMKGIKDAFDPNHIMNPGKMFAKDERKRVIVE, from the coding sequence GTGTTAAGCCCTGAAGTAAAGAATAAGCTTATCGACATTGTCGGAGCAGAGAACGTATTAGATTCAAATCAAAGTAAATTAGCGTATTCCTATGATGCAACAGCGAATTTTCAATCGCTTCCTGATGCGGTCGTTCAACCGCGTAATACAGAAGAAGTAAGCGGTGTGCTAAAAGTATGTAATGAGCATCGTGTGCCGATTGTGCCGCGTGGTTCAGGCACGAACCTTTGTGCAGGGACTTGTCCGACAGAAGGCGGCATTGTGCTGATTTTTAACAATATGTCTGACATTCTTGAAATTGATGAAGAAAACTTAACGGTAACTGTTCAGCCTGGTGTGATTACACTTGATATGATCAAAGCGGTTGAAGCGAAAGGGTTATTCTATCCACCGGACCCAAGCTCGATGAAGATTTCAACAATGGGTGGAAACTTAATGGAGAACTCCGGCGGTCTGCGCGGCTTGAAATACGGCGTAACGCGTGATTATGTCATGGGGCTTGAAGTAGTTCTTCCGAATGGAGATATTATCCGTACAGGTGGAAAGCTTGCAAAGGATGTAGCAGGCTATGATTTAACACGTCTATTTGTCGGTTCAGAAGGTACGCTCGGAGTGATTACAGAAGCAACGATGAAGCTGATTCCACAGCCAGAGACGAAGAAAACGATGCTTGCAGTGTACAAAGACATTGAAAGTGCTGCACAGTCAGTATCGAATATTATCGCAGCCAAAATTATTCCGACAACACTTGAATTCATGGATCGTTCGACAATTGAAGTGGTGGAAGACTTCGCGAAGGTTGGTCTTCCGACAGATGCGGAAGCTATTCTGCTTATCGAGCAGGACGGCCCGGCTGAAGTTGTTGAACGTGATATTGCGAAGATTGAAGAGATTTGCCGCAGCATGAATGCGATGAATGTGGAAGTGGCGAAGTCTGAGGCAGAAGCAGATGCACTTCGAACAGCACGGCGCAGTGCACTATCTGCACTTGCACGGTTGAAGCCGACGACTATTCTAGAAGATGCCACAGTACCGCGTTCGGAAATCGCGAAAATGGTAGAGGCGACAAATGAAATTGCGAAGAAGCATAATGTGCGAATTTGTACATTCGGTCATGCTGGAGACGGAAACCTGCACCCAACTTGCTTAACAGATGCTCGTGATCATGAAGAAATTGAACGAGTGGAAGCGGCATTTGCTGATATTTTCAAAGAATCGATTAAGCTTGGCGGTACGATTACAGGTGAACATGGTGTTGGTGAAATGAAATCGCCATACCTTGAGCTGAAGCTTGGTGAGACAGGCATTCGTGCGATGAAAGGGATCAAGGATGCGTTTGACCCGAATCACATTATGAACCCAGGAAAGATGTTTGCGAAGGATGAACGGAAACGGGTGATCGTAGAATGA
- the eutH gene encoding ethanolamine utilization protein EutH gives MSVNEAVVFVMMGFLVIGALDYINGNRFGYGEKFREGVLTMGPLALSMLGIVSLAPVLANVLSPLVVPLYEWLGADPAMFAGSLLAIDMGGYSLAQELARTEEAANFSGIILGTMMGPTLVFTIPVALTMIRKDDQPAFAKGILLGLMTIPIGCFAGGVLAGYSLQMMVQNLVPIVLFALLLGLGLWKLPALMIKGFGLFGKAVEVVIIIGLASIAVETFTGIVVIPGMAPLDEGAVIVGKIAIMLAGAFPMVHFITNVLGGLLKAAGKRVGIDEVSTAGLISSLAHAIPMLVMFAEMEERGKVMNVAFAVSGAFVLGGHLGFTAGVEKALIVPMMVGKITAGTTALWLAAVVTSKTAARKHHATHIVKG, from the coding sequence TTGTCTGTTAATGAAGCAGTTGTATTTGTGATGATGGGTTTTCTTGTGATCGGAGCGCTTGACTATATAAATGGAAATCGGTTCGGCTATGGGGAAAAGTTTCGAGAAGGCGTGCTGACGATGGGGCCGCTTGCATTATCCATGCTTGGGATTGTTTCGTTAGCACCTGTATTAGCAAATGTGCTGTCTCCGCTCGTTGTTCCGCTGTATGAATGGCTTGGTGCAGACCCGGCGATGTTTGCGGGCAGTCTGCTTGCGATTGATATGGGAGGTTATTCGTTGGCGCAGGAGCTGGCGAGAACGGAGGAAGCGGCAAACTTTTCAGGCATTATTCTTGGAACGATGATGGGGCCGACACTCGTCTTTACAATTCCTGTCGCATTAACGATGATTCGCAAGGATGATCAGCCTGCATTTGCGAAGGGCATTTTACTCGGCTTAATGACGATTCCAATCGGATGCTTTGCAGGCGGTGTATTGGCGGGCTACTCGTTACAGATGATGGTGCAGAACCTTGTGCCGATTGTGTTATTTGCGTTACTGCTTGGCCTGGGGTTATGGAAGCTTCCTGCTCTGATGATTAAGGGTTTCGGGCTGTTTGGAAAAGCTGTGGAGGTTGTAATTATCATTGGACTGGCATCCATAGCCGTGGAAACATTTACGGGTATTGTTGTGATTCCGGGAATGGCGCCGCTTGATGAGGGAGCCGTGATTGTCGGAAAAATCGCGATTATGCTTGCCGGAGCTTTTCCGATGGTTCATTTTATTACAAATGTATTGGGTGGTTTGCTTAAGGCGGCAGGCAAGCGTGTTGGAATTGATGAAGTATCGACAGCAGGCTTGATTTCCTCGCTTGCTCATGCGATTCCAATGCTTGTGATGTTTGCAGAAATGGAGGAGCGTGGGAAGGTGATGAATGTCGCCTTTGCTGTAAGTGGTGCGTTTGTGCTTGGCGGACACCTTGGTTTTACCGCAGGGGTTGAAAAGGCGCTGATCGTCCCTATGATGGTTGGAAAGATCACGGCCGGTACGACGGCACTTTGGCTTGCGGCGGTTGTTACGTCGAAGACTGCTGCAAGAAAACATCATGCGACACATATCGTGAAGGGATGA
- a CDS encoding FadR/GntR family transcriptional regulator has protein sequence MQYKRIKTRKIYEEVAEALVEMIKSAKLKPGDKLDSVQQLAENFQVGRSAIREALSALRAMGLVEMRQGEGTFVRQFDPEMLSLPIHAAVLMKKDDIQNLLEVRKILEVGAVEAAAERRTVEDLEAIKLALEEMGRASENEELGEKADLAFHMAIAKASHNELLTSLMNNVSEMMVTTMRETRRLWLYSKQATLERLHQEHHDIYHAIEAQDPKAAQQYMLNHLLKVEDVLMKYVKDVNTTV, from the coding sequence ATGCAATATAAGCGAATTAAAACCCGTAAAATCTATGAGGAAGTAGCAGAAGCACTTGTTGAAATGATTAAATCAGCAAAGCTTAAGCCGGGCGATAAGCTAGATAGTGTCCAGCAGCTTGCAGAGAATTTCCAAGTTGGCCGTTCCGCTATTCGTGAAGCATTAAGTGCGTTACGAGCAATGGGGCTAGTGGAAATGCGCCAAGGTGAAGGGACTTTTGTAAGACAATTTGATCCAGAAATGCTATCATTGCCGATTCATGCGGCAGTTCTTATGAAGAAAGACGACATCCAAAACTTGCTTGAAGTGCGAAAAATCCTTGAAGTAGGAGCTGTTGAAGCTGCTGCTGAGCGCCGTACAGTTGAGGATTTGGAAGCAATCAAGCTTGCTTTAGAAGAAATGGGCAGAGCAAGTGAAAATGAAGAGCTTGGCGAAAAAGCAGACCTTGCCTTCCATATGGCAATCGCCAAAGCATCGCATAATGAATTACTGACAAGCTTAATGAACAACGTATCCGAAATGATGGTCACAACGATGCGCGAAACACGCCGTCTCTGGCTTTACTCCAAACAAGCAACTCTCGAACGGCTGCATCAAGAACACCATGATATCTATCACGCAATCGAAGCCCAAGACCCAAAAGCAGCCCAACAATACATGCTCAACCACCTACTAAAAGTAGAAGACGTCCTCATGAAATACGTAAAAGACGTCAACACAACGGTTTAA
- a CDS encoding LutB/LldF family L-lactate oxidation iron-sulfur protein, with protein MGMKIGNHAFNDRVQQGISNDFMRGAVSAAQGRLRGGRLNAAQELGNWEDWRKHGEEIRRHTLENLDYYLEQLSENVAARGGHVFFAKTAEEANQYIKDVVKKKEGKKVVKSKSMVTEEISMNEALEELGCDVVESDLGEWILQVDDHDPPSHIVAPALHKNKEQIRDVFKEKLGYTNTEKPEELALFAREKLREEFLAADIGITGCNFAVADSGTISLVTNEGNARMVTTVPKTQITVMGMERIVPTWEEMEVLVSLLTRAAVGQKLTSYITALTGPKQEGDVDGPEEFHLVIVDNGRSKMLGTEFQEALHCIRCAACINVCPVYRHVGGHSYGSIYPGPIGAVISPILGGYDDYKELPYASSLCAACTEACPVGIPLHELLVKHRQNIVEKEGKAPRFEELSMKAFRMGTANPAMYNIGTKLAPTMMKPFVKEGKITNGPGPLKDWTSIRDFPAPNKERFRDWFKNRSKEGGVR; from the coding sequence ATGGGCATGAAAATAGGCAACCACGCCTTTAATGACCGCGTGCAACAAGGGATTAGCAATGATTTCATGCGCGGAGCGGTATCAGCGGCGCAAGGACGTTTGCGCGGCGGCCGATTGAATGCAGCACAAGAGCTTGGCAACTGGGAAGATTGGCGCAAGCATGGCGAAGAAATTCGCAGACATACATTAGAGAACTTAGATTACTACTTGGAGCAGTTAAGTGAGAATGTTGCAGCCCGCGGCGGCCACGTATTCTTTGCGAAAACAGCTGAAGAAGCGAATCAATATATTAAAGATGTCGTGAAGAAAAAAGAAGGCAAAAAAGTCGTCAAATCGAAGTCGATGGTTACAGAAGAGATCAGCATGAACGAAGCGCTAGAAGAGCTCGGCTGTGATGTTGTCGAGTCAGACCTTGGCGAATGGATTTTACAAGTTGATGACCATGATCCACCTTCACATATCGTGGCACCTGCTCTTCATAAGAACAAAGAGCAGATTCGCGATGTGTTCAAGGAAAAGCTTGGCTATACGAACACAGAAAAGCCGGAAGAGCTGGCACTTTTCGCGCGTGAAAAACTGCGTGAAGAATTTCTAGCAGCAGATATCGGAATTACAGGCTGTAACTTCGCAGTTGCAGATTCAGGTACCATTTCGCTAGTCACAAACGAAGGAAACGCCCGGATGGTAACGACCGTTCCGAAAACACAAATTACGGTGATGGGGATGGAGCGTATCGTTCCGACGTGGGAAGAGATGGAAGTGTTAGTGAGCTTGCTGACGCGTGCGGCTGTTGGACAGAAGCTAACAAGCTACATTACAGCACTGACAGGACCGAAGCAGGAAGGCGATGTTGATGGACCTGAAGAATTCCACCTTGTTATTGTCGATAACGGACGTTCGAAAATGCTCGGTACGGAATTCCAAGAAGCCCTTCATTGTATCCGTTGTGCAGCATGTATTAATGTGTGCCCGGTTTACCGTCATGTCGGTGGTCACTCATACGGTTCGATCTATCCAGGCCCAATTGGTGCAGTTATTTCACCGATTCTTGGCGGCTATGATGATTACAAAGAGCTTCCGTATGCATCGAGCCTTTGTGCCGCATGTACAGAAGCATGTCCAGTCGGTATTCCACTGCATGAATTGCTTGTGAAGCACCGTCAGAACATTGTTGAAAAAGAAGGCAAAGCACCGAGGTTTGAAGAGCTGTCGATGAAAGCATTCCGCATGGGTACGGCAAACCCAGCGATGTACAATATCGGCACGAAGCTAGCGCCGACAATGATGAAGCCATTTGTCAAAGAAGGCAAGATTACAAACGGTCCAGGACCACTGAAGGATTGGACATCAATTCGTGATTTCCCTGCTCCGAACAAAGAGCGATTCAGAGATTGGTTCAAAAACCGCAGCAAAGAAGGAGGCGTTCGCTAA
- a CDS encoding lactate utilization protein C, which translates to MAKGTIQNRDSFLAHVADTLGRERRTKVERPAWQYNPQAEVFKGYSQDQLVEALKQQCKNIHTDFVETNTEGLKQAISEVITRYGGKSVVTWDDERFETSGLTSYLNEELPNNEINVHVWDKNGGQENLDISAKADVGITFSDTTLAESGTVVLFSDNGKGRSVSLLPATYIAIVPKSTIVPRMTQVAQEVRQKIESGELVASCVNFISGPSNSADIEMNLIVGVHGPIKATYIVVDDQ; encoded by the coding sequence ATGGCAAAAGGAACAATTCAAAATCGTGACAGCTTCCTTGCACATGTAGCTGATACGCTTGGCCGCGAGCGCCGCACGAAAGTTGAGCGTCCGGCATGGCAGTATAACCCGCAAGCAGAAGTATTCAAAGGCTATTCACAAGACCAGCTTGTTGAAGCGCTGAAACAACAATGCAAAAACATCCACACAGACTTCGTTGAAACGAATACAGAAGGCTTAAAGCAAGCCATTTCTGAAGTGATTACACGCTATGGCGGCAAATCTGTCGTAACGTGGGATGATGAACGTTTTGAAACGAGCGGCTTAACGAGCTACTTGAATGAAGAGCTTCCAAACAATGAGATTAACGTCCATGTTTGGGACAAAAATGGTGGACAAGAGAACCTTGATATTTCTGCAAAAGCAGATGTCGGCATTACATTCAGTGATACAACGCTTGCTGAGTCGGGTACCGTTGTTCTATTCAGTGATAACGGCAAAGGTCGTTCTGTCAGCCTGCTTCCTGCAACTTATATTGCGATTGTTCCGAAGAGTACAATTGTGCCGCGGATGACGCAAGTAGCACAAGAGGTGCGCCAGAAGATTGAAAGCGGCGAGCTTGTTGCGTCCTGTGTGAACTTTATCTCAGGCCCAAGTAATAGTGCAGATATCGAAATGAACTTAATCGTCGGGGTACACGGCCCCATTAAAGCGACATACATTGTTGTAGACGACCAGTAA
- a CDS encoding stalk domain-containing protein encodes MMMKKSVLSFTIAGAILVGGVSPAISPLQISTVSAAEQGMTIETTTIEKESQYVEQGVRLPVMKGLKDKAFQQSLNKQIQAFYEERIQTLEEDAKSFAGDAEEKGFPFQKFGLFINYKMKQRGDLVSLVLITSTYSGGANMNSVVDSYNFYNQKDAKSVNLTDLAPPQKLEKLARQAVTEQIDNYFGLDQLVDNQAFYAEGNELVLIFDEYEVAPGVAGTPSVTIPFSALQEKEEQQEVNVNARKVSVNGQELQTYQSGTTTMVEVRKLAAAFGYHVKWNGPEQSVELTRGAQWTKLKLGENRYTYAKMAPFQLEEAPELKQGKTYVPASFAVEVLKATPVMDGETLQFITK; translated from the coding sequence ATGATGATGAAAAAAAGTGTCCTTTCCTTTACGATAGCAGGTGCCATTCTTGTTGGCGGAGTGAGCCCGGCGATAAGTCCGTTACAAATTTCGACTGTCTCCGCAGCAGAGCAGGGAATGACAATTGAAACAACTACGATCGAGAAAGAAAGTCAATATGTCGAGCAAGGTGTTCGTTTGCCCGTTATGAAAGGGTTAAAAGACAAAGCATTTCAGCAGTCATTAAATAAGCAGATTCAAGCATTCTATGAAGAAAGAATTCAAACATTAGAAGAAGATGCAAAGTCATTTGCGGGCGATGCTGAAGAAAAAGGCTTCCCGTTTCAGAAGTTTGGGCTGTTTATTAACTATAAGATGAAGCAAAGAGGTGACCTTGTGTCGCTGGTGTTGATAACCAGTACTTATTCAGGCGGAGCGAATATGAATAGTGTAGTGGATTCGTATAACTTTTATAATCAGAAAGATGCGAAGAGTGTGAATTTAACTGACTTGGCACCACCGCAAAAGCTTGAAAAGCTCGCTCGGCAGGCAGTGACTGAGCAGATTGACAATTATTTTGGCTTAGATCAGTTAGTTGACAATCAAGCCTTTTATGCTGAGGGAAATGAGCTTGTCTTGATTTTTGATGAATATGAAGTGGCCCCAGGTGTGGCAGGTACGCCATCAGTGACAATTCCGTTCTCAGCGCTTCAGGAAAAAGAAGAACAGCAGGAAGTGAACGTAAATGCAAGGAAGGTTTCAGTGAACGGGCAAGAGCTACAGACATATCAATCAGGCACGACAACGATGGTCGAAGTCCGAAAGCTGGCCGCTGCGTTTGGCTATCACGTGAAATGGAATGGGCCAGAACAAAGTGTAGAACTTACAAGAGGCGCGCAATGGACGAAGCTAAAGCTTGGAGAAAACCGTTATACATACGCAAAAATGGCACCATTTCAATTAGAGGAAGCACCAGAATTGAAGCAAGGAAAGACATATGTGCCAGCATCCTTTGCAGTAGAAGTGTTAAAAGCAACACCCGTGATGGATGGAGAGACACTTCAATTTATTACAAAATAA